One window of Neisseria subflava genomic DNA carries:
- the dcd gene encoding dCTP deaminase gives MSIKSDKWIRRMAEEHGMIEPFEPNQIKEDNGQRIISYGTSSYGYDIRCANEFKIFTNINSTIVDPKNFDPKNFVTVEDDCCIIPPNSFALARTVEYFRIPRNVLTVCLGKSTYARCGIIVNVTPFEPEWEGYVTLEFSNTTPLPAKIYAGEGVAQVLFFESDEVCETSYKDRNGKYMGQTGVTLPKT, from the coding sequence ATGAGCATTAAATCCGACAAATGGATACGCCGCATGGCCGAAGAACACGGCATGATTGAGCCGTTCGAGCCCAACCAAATCAAAGAGGACAACGGCCAACGCATCATTTCCTACGGCACATCCAGCTACGGCTACGACATCCGTTGTGCTAATGAATTTAAAATCTTCACCAATATCAACAGCACCATCGTTGATCCAAAAAACTTCGACCCAAAAAACTTCGTTACAGTCGAAGACGACTGTTGCATCATTCCGCCCAACTCCTTTGCACTGGCGCGCACAGTCGAATATTTCCGCATCCCGCGCAACGTCCTAACCGTCTGCTTGGGCAAATCCACCTATGCTCGCTGCGGCATTATCGTCAACGTTACCCCGTTCGAGCCTGAATGGGAAGGCTACGTTACGCTTGAGTTTTCCAACACCACCCCCCTGCCTGCCAAAATCTATGCCGGCGAAGGCGTGGCCCAAGTCTTGTTCTTTGAAAGCGATGAAGTCTGCGAAACTTCATACAAAGATCGCAACGGCAAATACATGGGACAAACAGGTGTTACCCTGCCCAAGACCTAA
- a CDS encoding putative hemolysin, which produces MIKPIILSLAAATALAACSASEKQESPNLGAANPASEFCVKQGGKSEIKRDKDGNEYGVCHLPDGKVVEEWEYFRQHNK; this is translated from the coding sequence ATGATCAAACCCATCATCCTCAGCCTCGCTGCCGCAACCGCTTTGGCCGCCTGCTCCGCTTCTGAAAAACAAGAATCTCCTAACCTCGGCGCAGCCAATCCGGCTTCCGAATTCTGCGTCAAACAAGGCGGCAAATCCGAAATCAAAAGAGACAAAGACGGCAACGAATACGGCGTGTGCCACTTGCCTGATGGTAAAGTCGTTGAAGAATGGGAATATTTCCGTCAACACAACAAATAA
- a CDS encoding basic amino acid ABC transporter substrate-binding protein, whose protein sequence is MNMKKWLATALACSALALTACGGQSNNASAPADKVYRVGSNAEFAPFESLDSAGKVEGFDVDLMNAMAKAGNFKVEFKHQPWESLFPSLNNGDVDIVMSGVTITDDRKQSMLFSDPYFEITQVVLVPKGKKVASSEDLKNMAKVGVVTGYTGDFSVSKLLGNDNPKIARFESVPLIIKELENGGLDSVVSDSAVIANYVKNNPTKGLDFISLPDFTIENYGIAARKGDEATIKMLNDALKKVRESGEYDKIYAKYFAKEGEKTEAAK, encoded by the coding sequence ATGAACATGAAAAAATGGCTGGCCACTGCCCTCGCTTGTTCCGCCCTTGCCCTGACTGCCTGCGGCGGTCAAAGCAACAATGCCTCTGCTCCTGCCGATAAAGTGTACCGTGTCGGCTCCAACGCCGAGTTTGCCCCATTTGAATCTTTGGATTCTGCCGGCAAAGTGGAAGGTTTTGACGTAGATTTGATGAATGCCATGGCCAAAGCCGGCAACTTCAAAGTCGAATTCAAACACCAGCCATGGGAAAGCCTCTTCCCTTCTCTGAACAACGGCGACGTGGACATCGTTATGTCCGGCGTAACCATCACTGACGACCGCAAACAAAGCATGCTCTTCAGCGATCCATACTTTGAAATCACTCAAGTTGTCCTCGTTCCAAAAGGCAAAAAAGTGGCTTCTTCCGAAGACCTGAAAAACATGGCCAAAGTCGGCGTGGTAACCGGCTACACCGGCGACTTCTCCGTTTCCAAACTCTTGGGCAACGACAATCCGAAAATCGCCCGCTTTGAAAGCGTTCCCCTGATTATCAAAGAATTGGAAAACGGCGGTTTGGATTCCGTCGTCAGCGACAGCGCGGTTATTGCCAACTATGTGAAAAACAACCCGACTAAAGGCTTGGATTTCATCTCCCTGCCTGACTTCACCATCGAAAACTACGGTATCGCTGCACGCAAAGGCGACGAAGCAACCATCAAAATGTTGAACGATGCGCTGAAAAAAGTACGCGAAAGCGGCGAATACGATAAAATTTACGCCAAATACTTTGCTAAAGAAGGCGAAAAAACCGAAGCAGCCAAATAA
- the ppsR gene encoding posphoenolpyruvate synthetase regulatory kinase/phosphorylase PpsR, with amino-acid sequence MTDPRQVFYISDRTGLTAENIGEALLNQFGNVEFKRHTYPFIDTPEKARAVVDKVNQSAEKFGVRPIAFVSVVNDEIREIIKKANAFHINFFETFLGLLEKELNTEAVAARQGHHSIGNTQRYDARMEAVNFSLNHDDGVSDKNLQEADVILMGVSRSGKTPTCLYLALQYGIRAANYPLIPDDLESTDLPRMVKPYKDKLFGLTIQPERLQAIRQERRPNSTYAKIDTCRSEIADAQNMFKRHGVPFTNTTDKSVEELAVHILQACKLKRRF; translated from the coding sequence ATGACTGATCCACGCCAAGTCTTCTATATTTCCGACCGAACCGGCCTGACTGCTGAAAATATTGGTGAAGCCTTGCTGAACCAATTTGGCAATGTTGAGTTCAAACGCCATACCTATCCGTTTATCGATACGCCTGAAAAAGCGCGTGCTGTTGTAGACAAAGTCAACCAGTCAGCTGAAAAATTCGGCGTGCGCCCGATTGCTTTTGTCAGTGTGGTCAATGACGAAATCCGTGAAATCATCAAGAAAGCCAATGCGTTCCATATTAATTTCTTTGAAACCTTTCTTGGTCTTTTGGAAAAGGAACTCAATACGGAGGCGGTTGCCGCCCGGCAGGGGCACCACAGTATCGGCAATACCCAACGCTATGATGCGCGTATGGAGGCGGTCAATTTTTCACTGAATCATGATGACGGCGTCAGCGATAAAAACCTGCAGGAAGCGGATGTGATTTTGATGGGCGTGTCCCGTTCGGGCAAAACGCCGACCTGTCTCTATCTGGCCCTGCAATACGGTATCCGCGCTGCAAACTATCCATTGATTCCCGATGATTTGGAATCGACCGATTTGCCGCGTATGGTCAAACCTTATAAAGACAAGCTGTTTGGTTTGACCATTCAGCCTGAACGCTTGCAGGCAATCCGTCAGGAGCGCCGTCCTAATTCGACTTATGCCAAAATCGATACTTGCCGCAGCGAGATTGCCGATGCGCAAAATATGTTCAAACGCCACGGTGTGCCGTTTACCAATACAACCGATAAATCTGTGGAAGAACTCGCCGTTCATATCTTGCAGGCTTGTAAGTTGAAACGCCGTTTCTAA
- a CDS encoding ADP-ribosylglycohydrolase family protein has product MLGAVIGDIAGSRFEFDNYRHIDFDIFSPDSDFTDDTICTVAIADWVLQGCNDHLASILQGWCRAYPCPKGAYGGRFSQWIEWKDPAPYNSWGNGSAMRVSAVGWAFATLEETLHFAEQSAAVTHNHPEGIKGAQAVAAAIFWARIGIGKAQIKENITRQFGYDLSQSCDQIRPHYHFNESCQETVPQAVTAFLESDDFEHAIRLAVSLGGDSDTLAAITGSIAEACYGIPTSMREHALAILPRRIAETLLTFESQYQAV; this is encoded by the coding sequence ATGTTGGGCGCAGTCATTGGCGATATTGCCGGATCAAGATTTGAGTTTGACAACTACCGTCACATCGATTTCGATATTTTCAGCCCCGACAGCGACTTTACCGATGACACGATTTGCACTGTTGCCATTGCCGATTGGGTTTTACAAGGCTGCAACGATCATTTGGCCTCTATTTTACAAGGCTGGTGTAGGGCATATCCCTGCCCCAAAGGCGCATATGGCGGCCGCTTCTCACAATGGATAGAATGGAAAGATCCTGCACCTTATAATAGCTGGGGCAACGGCTCGGCCATGCGTGTTTCTGCCGTTGGTTGGGCATTTGCCACATTGGAAGAAACCCTGCATTTTGCCGAACAATCCGCCGCCGTAACGCACAACCACCCGGAAGGTATTAAAGGCGCGCAAGCCGTAGCTGCCGCCATTTTTTGGGCGCGTATCGGTATAGGCAAAGCGCAAATCAAAGAAAACATTACACGACAATTCGGCTACGACTTGAGCCAAAGTTGCGACCAAATCCGCCCGCATTATCATTTCAACGAAAGCTGTCAGGAAACCGTACCTCAAGCGGTTACCGCCTTTCTTGAAAGCGATGATTTTGAACACGCCATCCGACTGGCAGTTTCCTTGGGCGGAGACAGTGATACCTTGGCGGCCATTACCGGCAGTATTGCCGAAGCCTGCTATGGTATCCCTACATCTATGCGCGAACACGCTTTAGCCATATTGCCACGCCGTATTGCTGAAACCCTGCTGACTTTTGAATCCCAATATCAGGCCGTCTGA
- a CDS encoding recombination-associated protein RdgC, with translation MWFKQISFYPLNKDKLPELEVLADKLAQSEFAHCQGLDWFSEGFATPVSFSPELVFPADYTWRVALKKEEKVLPAGVIRDILDEKVLEIQNNEARNVGRKEKQELKEQITDDLLPRAFTRSSRTQAIFDTRHGYLLVNNAASAKAENILTKLREALGGLEAALPNTKKSPSSLMTSWLLQGHCEGGFELDSDCELKGVGDVVPVVKVSKQDLTADEVVQHVKNGKTVTQLGLVWREQIAFILTQDFTLKRIQYLDVLQEEAESNGDDAASLAFASQILMTEAISTMLEELVSYLGGWQE, from the coding sequence ATGTGGTTTAAGCAAATCAGTTTTTATCCGCTAAACAAAGACAAATTGCCCGAATTGGAAGTCCTTGCCGACAAATTGGCGCAATCCGAATTTGCCCATTGTCAGGGTTTGGACTGGTTTAGCGAAGGCTTTGCCACGCCGGTTTCCTTTTCGCCCGAGCTGGTTTTCCCTGCCGATTACACTTGGCGCGTTGCCCTGAAAAAAGAAGAAAAAGTCCTGCCTGCCGGCGTGATCCGCGATATTTTGGATGAAAAGGTTTTGGAAATCCAAAACAACGAAGCGCGCAATGTCGGCCGTAAGGAAAAACAAGAGCTGAAAGAGCAGATTACCGACGACCTGCTGCCCCGTGCTTTTACGCGCAGCAGCCGCACACAGGCGATTTTCGATACGCGCCACGGGTACCTTTTGGTCAACAATGCCGCATCTGCCAAAGCGGAAAACATCCTGACCAAACTGCGCGAAGCCTTGGGCGGTTTGGAAGCAGCCCTGCCCAACACCAAAAAATCGCCCTCCTCCCTGATGACCAGCTGGCTGCTGCAAGGCCATTGCGAAGGCGGTTTTGAATTAGACAGCGACTGCGAACTCAAAGGCGTAGGCGATGTTGTTCCGGTCGTCAAAGTTTCCAAACAAGACCTGACCGCCGATGAAGTGGTACAACACGTCAAAAATGGCAAAACCGTTACCCAGCTGGGCTTGGTATGGCGCGAACAAATCGCGTTCATCCTCACCCAAGACTTTACGCTCAAACGCATCCAGTATCTGGACGTTTTGCAAGAAGAAGCCGAAAGCAACGGCGACGATGCAGCCAGCCTCGCCTTTGCCTCACAAATCCTGATGACCGAAGCCATCAGCACCATGTTGGAAGAACTGGTTTCTTATTTAGGCGGCTGGCAAGAGTAA
- a CDS encoding NGO1151 family protein, translating into MSSIEQRLEYLEEANDALRMQNHVLATALKGLIRSLPSDMANDAVESIQLAFEDALAELSYEDSPHTDLFHDVTYAFFREKDH; encoded by the coding sequence ATGAGCAGCATCGAACAACGCCTCGAATATCTGGAAGAGGCCAACGACGCTTTGCGTATGCAAAACCACGTCCTCGCTACCGCGCTGAAAGGCCTTATCCGCTCCCTGCCCTCCGACATGGCCAACGATGCCGTAGAATCCATCCAGCTTGCCTTTGAAGACGCGTTGGCGGAATTGAGCTATGAAGACAGTCCGCACACCGACCTCTTCCATGACGTAACCTACGCATTTTTCCGAGAAAAAGACCACTGA
- the serS gene encoding serine--tRNA ligase, which translates to MLDIQLLRSNTAAVAERLAARGYEFDTARFNALEEQRKAVQVKTEELQASRNSISKQIGALKGQGKHEEAQAAMDQVAQIKADLEQAAADLDAVQKELDAWLLSIPNLPHESVPVGKDETENVEVRKVGTPREFDFEIKDHVDLGEPLGLDFEGGAKLSGARFTVMKGQIARLHRALAQFMLDTHTLQHGYTEHYTPYIVDDLTLQGTGQLPKFAEDLFHVTRGGDESKKTQYLIPTAEVTLTNTVADSIVAGSDLPLKLTAHSPCFRSEAGAYGKDVRGLIRQHQFDKVEMVQIVHPEKSYEALEEMVGHAENILKALELPYRVITLCTGDMGFGATKTYDLEVWVPAQNTYREISSCSNCEDFQARRMKARFKDENGKNRLVHTLNGSGLAVGRTLVAVLENHQNADGSINVPAALQPYMGGVTKLEVK; encoded by the coding sequence ATGTTAGACATCCAATTGCTCCGCAGCAATACCGCCGCAGTTGCCGAACGTTTGGCTGCACGCGGTTACGAGTTTGATACCGCGCGTTTCAACGCTTTGGAAGAGCAACGCAAAGCCGTTCAAGTGAAAACAGAAGAGTTGCAGGCTTCGCGCAACAGTATTTCCAAGCAGATCGGCGCGTTGAAAGGCCAAGGCAAACATGAAGAGGCTCAAGCTGCGATGGATCAGGTTGCTCAAATCAAGGCGGATTTGGAGCAGGCTGCCGCCGATTTGGATGCCGTTCAGAAGGAATTGGATGCTTGGCTGCTGAGCATTCCGAACCTGCCGCACGAAAGCGTGCCCGTCGGTAAAGACGAAACTGAAAACGTTGAAGTCCGCAAAGTCGGCACGCCGCGCGAATTTGACTTTGAAATCAAAGACCATGTTGATTTGGGCGAGCCTTTGGGCTTGGATTTCGAAGGCGGTGCGAAACTGTCCGGCGCGCGCTTTACCGTGATGAAAGGTCAAATCGCCCGTCTGCACCGCGCACTGGCGCAATTCATGCTGGACACGCACACGCTGCAACACGGCTATACCGAGCATTACACGCCTTACATTGTGGATGACCTGACCCTGCAAGGTACGGGTCAACTGCCTAAATTTGCAGAAGATTTGTTCCACGTTACCCGCGGCGGCGACGAGAGCAAAAAAACGCAATATCTGATTCCGACCGCCGAAGTAACGCTGACGAATACTGTTGCCGACAGCATCGTGGCCGGCAGTGATTTGCCGTTGAAATTAACTGCGCATTCCCCATGTTTCCGCTCCGAAGCGGGCGCATACGGTAAAGACGTGCGCGGTTTGATTCGCCAGCACCAATTCGACAAAGTGGAAATGGTGCAAATCGTTCACCCGGAAAAATCATACGAAGCGCTGGAAGAAATGGTCGGCCACGCTGAAAATATTTTGAAAGCGTTGGAACTGCCATACCGCGTGATCACTTTGTGTACCGGCGACATGGGTTTCGGCGCAACTAAAACCTACGACTTGGAAGTTTGGGTTCCGGCGCAAAATACTTATCGTGAGATTTCCAGCTGCTCCAACTGCGAAGATTTCCAAGCTCGCCGCATGAAAGCGCGTTTCAAAGATGAAAACGGTAAAAACCGTTTGGTACATACTTTGAACGGCTCAGGCTTGGCTGTCGGCCGTACTTTGGTGGCGGTATTGGAAAACCATCAAAATGCCGACGGCAGCATTAATGTTCCTGCTGCGTTGCAACCGTATATGGGTGGCGTGACCAAATTGGAAGTAAAATAA
- the ppsA gene encoding phosphoenolpyruvate synthase, producing the protein MAENYVIWFENLRMTDVERVGGKNASLGEMISQLTEKGVRVPGGFATTAEAYRAFLAHNGLSERISEALKQLDVEDVAELARVGKEIRQWILDTPFPEQLDAEIETAWNKMVADAGGADISVAVRSSATAEDLPDASFAGQQETFLNINGLDNVKEAMHHVFASLYNDRAISYRVHKGFEHDIVALSAGVQRMVRSDSGASGVMFTIDTESGYDQVVFVTSSYGLGENVVQGAVNPDEFYVFKPTLKAGKPAILRKTMGSKQIKMIFTDKAEAGKSVTNVDVPAEDRQRFSITDAEVTELAHYALTIEKHYGRPMDIEWGRDGLDGKLYILQARPETVKSQEDGSRNLRRFSINGEKVVLCEGRAIGQKVGQGKVRLVKDASEMDSVEAGDVLVTDMTDPDWEPVMKRASAIVTNRGGRTCHAAIIARELGIPAVVGCGDATDLLSDGQEVTVSCAEGDTGFIYSGLLDVQVTDVALDNMPKAPVKVMMNVGNPELAFSFANLPSEGIGLARMEFIINRQIGIHPKALLEFDKQDDELKAEITRRIAGYASPVDFYVDKIAEGVATLAASVYPRKTIVRMSDFKSNEYANLVGGSIYEPHEENPMLGFRGAARYVADSFKDCFALECKALKRVRDEMGLTNVEIMIPFVRTLGEAEAVVKALKENGLERGKNGLRLIMMCELPSNAVLAEQFLQYFDGFSIGSNDMTQLTLGLDRDSGLVSESFDERNPAVKVMLHLAISACRKQNKYVGICGQGPSDHPDFAKWLVQEGIESVSLNPDTVIETWLYLANELNK; encoded by the coding sequence ATGGCCGAAAACTACGTTATTTGGTTTGAAAACCTGCGTATGACTGACGTTGAGCGAGTGGGCGGTAAAAATGCCTCTTTGGGCGAAATGATCAGCCAACTGACTGAAAAAGGCGTGCGCGTTCCCGGCGGTTTTGCAACCACAGCCGAAGCTTATCGTGCTTTCCTGGCTCACAATGGTCTGAGCGAGCGTATTTCCGAAGCCCTGAAACAACTGGATGTTGAAGACGTTGCTGAATTGGCACGCGTGGGTAAAGAAATCCGTCAATGGATTTTGGATACCCCGTTCCCTGAGCAACTGGATGCTGAAATCGAAACAGCTTGGAACAAAATGGTTGCCGATGCCGGCGGTGCGGACATCTCCGTTGCCGTACGTTCTTCTGCAACAGCAGAAGACTTGCCGGACGCTTCTTTCGCCGGCCAACAAGAAACCTTCCTGAATATCAATGGCTTGGATAACGTTAAAGAAGCGATGCACCATGTATTCGCTTCCCTGTACAACGACCGTGCCATTTCTTACCGTGTCCACAAAGGCTTCGAACACGACATCGTTGCCCTTTCTGCCGGCGTACAACGCATGGTGCGCTCTGACAGCGGTGCCTCCGGTGTGATGTTCACCATCGATACCGAATCCGGTTACGACCAAGTCGTTTTCGTTACCTCTTCTTACGGCCTGGGCGAAAACGTCGTACAAGGCGCGGTAAACCCTGACGAATTCTATGTATTCAAACCTACTTTGAAAGCAGGCAAACCGGCTATCCTGCGCAAAACCATGGGTTCGAAACAAATCAAAATGATTTTTACCGACAAAGCCGAAGCCGGTAAATCTGTAACCAACGTTGATGTACCTGCAGAAGACCGTCAACGCTTCTCCATTACCGACGCCGAAGTAACCGAGTTGGCTCATTACGCGCTGACCATCGAAAAACACTACGGCCGCCCAATGGACATCGAATGGGGGCGCGATGGTTTGGATGGCAAACTCTACATCCTGCAAGCACGCCCTGAAACTGTAAAATCTCAAGAAGACGGCAGCCGCAACCTGCGCCGCTTCTCTATCAACGGCGAAAAAGTTGTCTTGTGCGAAGGCCGAGCTATCGGTCAAAAAGTTGGCCAAGGTAAAGTTCGCTTGGTGAAAGATGCTTCAGAGATGGATTCCGTTGAAGCAGGCGACGTACTCGTTACCGACATGACCGACCCGGATTGGGAACCGGTAATGAAACGTGCTTCTGCCATTGTTACCAACCGTGGTGGCCGTACCTGCCACGCAGCGATTATCGCGCGTGAATTGGGTATTCCGGCTGTTGTAGGTTGTGGCGATGCTACCGACCTGCTTTCAGACGGCCAAGAAGTTACCGTATCTTGTGCCGAAGGCGATACCGGCTTCATCTACTCCGGCCTGCTGGACGTACAAGTTACCGATGTTGCTTTGGACAACATGCCTAAAGCCCCTGTCAAAGTGATGATGAACGTTGGTAACCCTGAATTGGCATTCAGCTTCGCCAACCTGCCTAGCGAAGGCATCGGCTTGGCACGTATGGAATTCATCATCAACCGTCAAATCGGTATCCATCCTAAAGCCTTGTTGGAATTTGACAAACAAGACGACGAATTGAAAGCGGAAATTACCCGCCGCATCGCTGGCTACGCTTCTCCTGTCGACTTCTATGTCGATAAAATCGCAGAAGGTGTGGCAACTTTGGCTGCTTCGGTTTATCCACGCAAAACCATCGTCCGTATGTCTGACTTCAAATCCAACGAGTACGCTAACTTGGTAGGTGGCAGCATCTACGAACCGCACGAAGAAAACCCAATGTTGGGCTTCCGTGGTGCAGCGCGTTATGTTGCTGACAGCTTCAAAGACTGCTTCGCACTCGAGTGCAAAGCCTTGAAACGTGTCCGTGACGAAATGGGTTTGACCAACGTCGAAATCATGATTCCATTCGTCCGCACTTTGGGTGAAGCCGAAGCTGTTGTCAAAGCCCTGAAAGAAAACGGTTTGGAACGCGGCAAAAACGGCCTGCGCCTGATCATGATGTGCGAGTTGCCAAGCAACGCTGTATTGGCAGAACAATTCCTGCAATACTTCGACGGCTTCTCCATCGGCTCTAACGACATGACCCAGCTGACCCTCGGCCTCGACCGTGACAGCGGTTTGGTATCCGAATCCTTCGACGAACGCAATCCTGCCGTTAAAGTGATGTTGCACTTGGCAATCTCTGCCTGCCGCAAACAAAACAAATACGTCGGCATTTGCGGTCAAGGCCCGTCAGACCATCCGGACTTTGCCAAATGGCTGGTTCAAGAAGGTATCGAAAGCGTATCGCTCAACCCTGATACCGTGATTGAAACTTGGCTGTATTTGGCTAACGAATTGAACAAATAA